DNA sequence from the Candidatus Methylomirabilota bacterium genome:
CACTCGTTGCGGATCCCCGAGGGCGCCACGCCCTGGGATTCCGGGCTCATGACCACGAAAGGACGGCACTTCGATTGGACCTTCACAGTTGAGGGCGTCTACGATTACTTCTGCTTGCCCCATGAGAACGACGGGATGGTGGGGCGCATCATCGTTGGCAAGCCGAGCGGGCCCGGCACTTTGCCCTTCGACTACTTCAAGGGGAAGCCCGGCACCGCCGGCTGGCTGCCCGTGCTAGCGGTCGCGCGCAAGATGTTCCCGAGCGTACAGCAGATCATGGCTCAGAAGGTCGTTCACTACCGCGCCTGACTCG
Encoded proteins:
- a CDS encoding plastocyanin/azurin family copper-binding protein; this translates as MLTRRTFVAGSGLALACLIEPRPVRAAGVIEIHMKNDASRVKDWFDPVGLHIMPGQTVRWILDEDVHASAAFHPKNAMHSLRIPEGATPWDSGLMTTKGRHFDWTFTVEGVYDYFCLPHENDGMVGRIIVGKPSGPGTLPFDYFKGKPGTAGWLPVLAVARKMFPSVQQIMAQKVVHYRA